Genomic DNA from Setaria italica strain Yugu1 chromosome V, Setaria_italica_v2.0, whole genome shotgun sequence:
AGCTGCCGCTGGAGATCCAGAGAGAGATACAGGGATGGATCCGTCCATCGAAGGAGCCGAGCACGAAGAGACGGGGTTCTACCATTTCTTCGTACTTCCCACCCGCAAGGTCTTAGGAGTGTTGATATGCTAGTTCTTTGACTGCTTATTCTTTATTCTTCTCTAGACAACGGCCTCTCGCTCTCTTACTcgcaagaagaaaaaaacggCCTCTCTCTGTGTATATTGTAAAAGTGCATAGAGGCCCAAGTAGTCAAGGCGACACGTGAACAATGGTAGCTGGCGAAGAAATGGGAATCAATTATGTTCGCCTCTGTAAATAGGAGTGAATGATGGAACTGaataacaatttttttttgaaactggaACTGAATAGCATTGCGTGTGTAAAAGGTACTACAGGGCCTATAGGATTGCGTCGCGGTCTCACGCTCAACTGTTCATTCATTTCTCGTTTGAATACCTGTGCGGGTCAGGCGAAGCGCCTGCTTGATCAGCGGCATGCGAAGCCAAACAAAATTCACGCCAGACTGAGGCAATGCACGTTGTCACAAACGCTGTGGAAGCATCAAGGAACGGAAAGCTAGCTAAAAATGAAATGCGTAAGATTGCAGCTACACGTACAGGCGCTCGATCTCAGCCTGTCCATAaagtgtttttttaaaaaaaattaatgagaTTTAGCTGATACATGCCGATCGAATTAGGACCTCTACCAAGTCAGCACATCATCCAAAAAACAGAATTACCATGCTTTTATTGAAGAATAACATCACTGTTTGGTCGTCAAGAATAACCTATACCGTTCTCCAGAATAATCTATATGCTTGCAATTTTTTCTATCTCTCTGCCCCTTAAGGAAGGTGCAGATgcaatgatattttttttcaaaataagacATGAAGCCAAGACAATTATTACAGCATATGGTAACATCCAACCACCTCTAAGATGACAACAAACTTCATTCCTTCTGTACCCTTTTCCTCTTCTTCAAATACACGTATTTCGTGTAGTCTTCCTAGACGTAAATGAAGCTGGCATAATGTTTGTGAGCTAACAATAACAATGCCAACCCTAAGGTAGTGCTGTGAGAGCTTGCAATCATATGGCCACATTCAGGGAAAATGAAGGTCGTGGGCATATTCAGAGAAAGTTGGGAGGTCCAGTCCATCCCTTGCAATGCTCCTGTCTTCGTCAGTTACACTTAAAGCTTGCAACATATCATCCTGCAATAAAGGTTGTGTTTGAGTCACTATAATCGTACTGTGAGCTTGCACATGAAATTATATCCTTGTCATATGACGAGATGTGATGTGTGTTCGAGGAAAAATATGCTTGTTGATAGATTAAGAACTCCAGAATTGCAATAACaaatagaaatgtcaaaaaagATAAGGACGCCATACTGGGCCATAAGAAGCCAACCGAATGGCAGACAGAAGCTATTTTGGTCGTGCTAGGGACAAGCCATTTGGTTAATTACCTGTCTTATTGTCCATGTTACCTAGCAATCTATTTCCTTGTATTGGAAATAAGTATCATTTTCACTGTCATCTATTTCCATTAATTCTAAATAATCTAACATATTCTCTCATTCTACTCTATAATCTGTATGCCATACTGTTGGGCCATGCTCTATTAGGCATTTCTCTAGTTGAACtaatatggaaaaaaaatcagttgaGTCACGTTGTTTTAATTTCTAGTAAAATTTAAGAGATGGTTATTACTGTGCTTTGTAGCTTCCGGATGTAACCAATTACAAGAAGCTTCACAGGCTCTGTTTCAATCTTGCCAGTGGAATCAAGAAACTCTACTACCTGCAAAAGAACAACGACAAATTAAATGAACGTACAAGAAAAGTGCAGAAACCATGCTATGTGTTAATCTGTTAGTAAATATTACTAGAACACCAATGTTCACATATCTTGTGCCAGAAAAAGAAACTTAGAACTATAGGGGAACATTTAGACAGATGGCCTCCCAGATGAAAACAACCACAGATACGAAAAAGTACCAACCATCACTCTCTCGACGGTCTGCTGTGAAAAGTCCCACCCAGTACCAATGACCACCTTAGAGAATCCATGCACTTTGGACCTGGCCCaacccatataaattcctgatATTTGGTCAGGAATACATTCGTAGGTATGTACGTCTGTTTCCAAATAATCAAAATAAGTAAAAAAACGTTGGTATTTAAAGAATAGTAGCATATAAGATGAGTAGCCGGAAAGACTTTAACCTGAAATTACCCTATGAAGATTGTTTAAAATCCTATCACCTATTTGAGCAGTTGAAAGTAAGGGATCAATGGGCAAAACACCATGGACGCCTACAATAAATGTCACCCATCAGATTTTAAATAGTGACAATAAAACAAAATCAGCAGTCAATGAAGAGAGTTACGATCTTCAAATGGAGGAAGACCCCACAGCTCAGGATCGAAGTCCAAAAGCGAATAGAGGATGATATCGGCAATGTAATAGTGCTTCCTTTGACTTTGAAGTGATGGTACCGCAACTGCCTTTGCCCCAGAAGCCTTGGCACCCTTGACTCCAACGCTAAGAAATACCACCAAGGAAGCAGAAAGTGTAACTCAATAGCATAGAGCAAGTGCATTCTTTTCAATGCATCGACATCGAAATCATACAATTTACCACTTCAGCATAATCAATAGGGTTATCTGAGGGAATAAATAC
This window encodes:
- the LOC101763001 gene encoding bifunctional riboflavin kinase/FMN phosphatase; translated protein: MAAAHQVSAVIFDLDGTLLDTERATRDVLNEFLASYEKVPDPEKEEKRLGQMYMESTTGIIRDYGLPLTVEEYSKAMHPLYLKRWQKAKPLPGVKRLVKHLYKNGVPLALASNSIRRNIDHKLPKLEDWGECFSVILGGDQVPNGKPSPDIFLEAAKRLGVNPSSCLVIEDSVVGVKGAKASGAKAVAVPSLQSQRKHYYIADIILYSLLDFDPELWGLPPFEDRVHGVLPIDPLLSTAQIGDRILNNLHRVISDVHTYECIPDQISGIYMGWARSKVHGFSKVVIGTGWDFSQQTVERVMVVEFLDSTGKIETEPVKLLVIGYIRKLQSTDDMLQALSVTDEDRSIARDGLDLPTFSEYAHDLHFP